The DNA region GATTGTGTGAAATGCAAGCGGGAATCACGGCGGGAGTGGGGGATCGTGGCTTGTCTCCTGATGGTGGCATGCGATAGTCGCGGGGTGAGTGAATTTGCCCCAATAGGAGAGATCATAGATCCGGATTTTTTGTTGTCGGCTTATGCTTCAGGCATGTTTCCGATGGCGATGGAGGACGGGCATATCGGGTGGTTTTCGCCAGAGATGCGTGGGGTGATTCCATTGGATGAGTTTCATATCCCCAAGGGCTTGCGCCGCGTGTTGAAGAAACAACCATTTGAGATCCGGGTGGACACTGCGTTTCTCGAGGTGATCGAGGGCTGTGCCGAGAGGGATGAGACGTGGATTTCCGAGACGATTGTGCGGACGTACTGGGAGCTGCACCGGCTGGGGTGCGCGCATTCGGTGGAAGCGTGGCGGGATGGCGAGTTGGTGGGCGGCTTGTATGGCGTGCGCCTTGGGTCCGCGTTTTTCGGTGAGTCTATGTTTTCGCGGGTGAGTGAGGCCTCGAAGGTGAGCTTGGTGCACTTGGTCGAGCGGATGCGGGCCGGTGGGTTTACCTTGCTGGACACGCAATGGAGCAACGATCATCTGGTGCAGTTCGGCTGTGTGGAAATGCCGGCTGACGAGTATGACCAGCTATTGGATATCGCGGTGGATGGCGATGCGGACTGGTGGGCGATCGATGGCGGGCGGCCTGAGTAGGGAGCACGCCGGCTTTTTTTTATCGCTCCGCTATTTTTGGTGGGGCGGGTTGTAGCGGAGGATTTCCGGAACGCCTTCGATACACTGGCAAATGGGCTCGCTGTCCGGATGCGGGCTGAAGCGCTCGGCGGTTTCGAACTCATCGAGCATGCGCCGGGCGTCGT from Sulfuriroseicoccus oceanibius includes:
- the aat gene encoding leucyl/phenylalanyl-tRNA--protein transferase translates to MVACDSRGVSEFAPIGEIIDPDFLLSAYASGMFPMAMEDGHIGWFSPEMRGVIPLDEFHIPKGLRRVLKKQPFEIRVDTAFLEVIEGCAERDETWISETIVRTYWELHRLGCAHSVEAWRDGELVGGLYGVRLGSAFFGESMFSRVSEASKVSLVHLVERMRAGGFTLLDTQWSNDHLVQFGCVEMPADEYDQLLDIAVDGDADWWAIDGGRPE